In Geobacillus kaustophilus, a genomic segment contains:
- the cwlD gene encoding N-acetylmuramoyl-L-alanine amidase CwlD has protein sequence MREKWKWLVAFAAVALMSILLFPPLFSELTSTKPWNLPLSGRIIVLDPGHGGPDGGAVGGEVVEKDIALNVAKKLRDYLQQQGALVLMTRETDRDLASPSTRGYSRRKTEDLLERTAFVNRSNADLFISIHLNAIPSPRWRGAQTFYYGSFIENERLARFIQAELRRNLENTHRLAKMIDTVYLLKHAKIPGALVEVGFLSNPDERELLASDGYQTKLAASIYKGVLRYFSNEHTPRE, from the coding sequence ATGAGAGAAAAATGGAAGTGGCTGGTCGCTTTTGCTGCCGTCGCCCTTATGAGCATTTTGCTGTTTCCACCCTTATTTTCCGAATTGACATCGACAAAACCATGGAATCTTCCATTGTCTGGGAGAATCATTGTATTGGACCCCGGTCACGGTGGACCGGACGGCGGCGCCGTCGGCGGTGAGGTGGTGGAAAAGGATATCGCGCTCAATGTGGCGAAAAAGCTGCGCGATTATCTGCAGCAGCAAGGGGCGCTCGTCCTGATGACGCGCGAGACGGATCGGGACTTGGCCAGCCCGTCCACACGCGGCTACAGCCGGCGGAAAACGGAGGATTTGCTCGAACGAACGGCTTTTGTGAACCGCTCGAATGCCGATCTTTTCATCAGCATCCATCTCAACGCCATCCCGTCGCCGCGTTGGCGGGGGGCGCAGACGTTTTATTACGGCTCGTTCATCGAAAACGAGCGGCTGGCGAGATTTATCCAAGCGGAATTGCGGCGCAATTTGGAGAACACCCATCGACTGGCAAAAATGATTGATACCGTCTATTTGCTCAAGCATGCAAAAATCCCCGGCGCACTTGTCGAGGTCGGTTTTTTGTCAAATCCAGACGAGCGGGAGCTGCTTGCGTCTGATGGCTATCAAACGAAGCTGGCCGCCTCCATTTATAAAGGGGTGCTTCGCTATTTTTCCAACGAACATACGCCTCGCGAGTAG
- a CDS encoding energy-coupling factor ABC transporter ATP-binding protein yields MTEPILSIEGVSFRYPNQSDYAVQNVSFTAERGEWLAIVGHNGSGKSTIARMLIGLLRPERGAIRLFGRLLNDATVWEVRRRVGLVFQNPDNQFVGATVEDDIAFALENNGIPRSEMVERIREAIRQVHMEPFLHYEPHRLSGGQKQRVAIAGILALRPDMIILDEATSMLDPRGREEVLETVRRLNRQQRITVLSITHDLEEAAKADRLIVMNKGEVMAEGTPEQIFRLGSKLERIGLDLPFAVKMGSRLREQGIPLRGGYFTTEELVEELWTLYSKK; encoded by the coding sequence ATGACCGAACCAATCTTGTCGATCGAGGGAGTGTCCTTTCGCTATCCTAATCAATCCGACTATGCGGTGCAAAACGTCAGCTTCACGGCCGAGCGCGGGGAGTGGCTGGCGATCGTCGGCCATAACGGATCCGGCAAATCGACTATCGCTCGGATGCTGATTGGTTTGCTTCGGCCGGAGCGGGGCGCCATTCGCTTGTTTGGTCGCCTTTTGAACGACGCAACCGTTTGGGAGGTGCGCCGCCGCGTCGGCCTTGTGTTCCAGAATCCGGACAACCAGTTTGTCGGCGCGACCGTTGAAGACGACATCGCTTTTGCCCTGGAAAACAACGGCATTCCGCGCTCGGAAATGGTCGAGCGCATTCGCGAGGCCATTCGCCAAGTCCATATGGAGCCGTTTCTCCATTATGAGCCGCACCGGCTGTCCGGCGGACAAAAGCAGCGCGTCGCCATCGCTGGCATTTTGGCGCTCCGCCCCGATATGATCATTTTGGACGAAGCGACATCGATGCTTGACCCGCGCGGAAGGGAAGAAGTGCTTGAGACGGTTCGCCGCCTGAACCGCCAGCAGCGCATTACGGTGTTGTCGATCACCCATGATTTGGAAGAAGCGGCGAAGGCAGACCGCCTCATTGTGATGAACAAAGGCGAAGTGATGGCAGAAGGGACGCCGGAGCAAATCTTTCGGCTCGGAAGCAAGCTCGAGCGCATCGGTCTTGATTTGCCGTTTGCCGTGAAAATGGGCAGTCGTTTGCGGGAACAAGGCATTCCGCTTCGGGGTGGATATTTTACGACAGAGGAGTTGGTCGAGGAGTTATGGACATTGTATTCGAAAAAGTAG
- the rpsM gene encoding 30S ribosomal protein S13, with translation MARIAGVDIPRDKRVVISLTYIYGIGKPTAQKILKEAGVSEDTRVRDLTEEELSRIREIVGRLKVEGDLRREVSLNIKRLMEIGCYRGLRHRRGLPVRGQNTKNNARTRKGPRRTVANKKK, from the coding sequence ATGGCACGCATTGCTGGTGTCGATATTCCGCGTGATAAACGGGTAGTCATTTCGTTAACATACATTTATGGGATCGGCAAACCGACCGCACAAAAAATCTTAAAAGAAGCCGGTGTATCGGAAGACACACGCGTTCGCGACTTAACGGAAGAAGAGCTTAGCCGCATTCGTGAAATCGTCGGCCGCTTAAAAGTGGAAGGCGATTTGCGCCGGGAAGTATCGTTAAACATTAAACGTTTGATGGAGATCGGTTGCTATCGTGGTCTTCGCCATCGCCGCGGATTGCCGGTTCGCGGCCAAAACACGAAAAACAATGCCCGCACGCGCAAAGGTCCGCGCCGTACGGTAGCGAACAAGAAAAAATAA
- a CDS encoding energy-coupling factor ABC transporter ATP-binding protein, with protein sequence MDIVFEKVEHVYNARSPLARRALYDVNVAIRSGAYVAMVGHTGSGKSTLLQHLNGLLQPTSGAVKIGEETITSNKRPKQLKPLRKKVGIVFQFPEHQLFEETVEKDICFGPLNFGVPEDEAKRKARELIRIVGLSEDVLAKSPFDLSGGQMRRVAIAGVLALEPEVLVLDEPTAGLDPRGRKEMMEMFYRLHREKQLTTVLVTHSMEDAARYADEIIVMHEGTVWGHGTPEEMFRDADKLAAIGLSVPETVKLKQQLEKRFGVAIPSPCLTLEQTAEAIQQLFSKVSVHD encoded by the coding sequence ATGGACATTGTATTCGAAAAAGTAGAGCATGTGTACAACGCCCGTTCACCGCTTGCCCGTCGGGCGCTCTATGATGTCAATGTCGCAATCCGAAGCGGGGCGTACGTCGCCATGGTTGGGCATACGGGCTCGGGAAAATCGACCCTCCTTCAGCACTTAAACGGGTTGTTGCAGCCGACAAGCGGCGCGGTGAAGATCGGCGAAGAGACGATCACGAGCAATAAGCGGCCAAAGCAGCTGAAACCGCTGCGCAAAAAGGTCGGGATCGTCTTCCAATTCCCGGAGCATCAGTTGTTTGAAGAAACAGTGGAGAAAGACATTTGTTTTGGCCCGCTCAATTTTGGAGTGCCGGAAGACGAGGCGAAGCGGAAGGCGCGGGAGCTCATTAGGATTGTCGGATTGAGTGAAGATGTATTGGCGAAGTCCCCATTTGATTTGAGCGGAGGGCAAATGCGGCGCGTCGCCATCGCCGGCGTGCTCGCGCTTGAGCCGGAAGTGCTCGTGCTCGATGAACCGACCGCCGGCCTTGACCCGCGCGGGCGCAAAGAGATGATGGAGATGTTTTATCGCCTCCATCGTGAAAAGCAGTTGACAACCGTTCTCGTCACCCACAGCATGGAAGATGCAGCTCGGTACGCTGATGAGATCATCGTCATGCATGAAGGGACGGTATGGGGGCATGGAACGCCAGAAGAGATGTTTCGCGATGCTGACAAACTGGCTGCGATCGGTTTGAGCGTGCCGGAAACGGTCAAATTGAAACAGCAGCTCGAAAAGCGGTTTGGCGTTGCCATTCCGTCGCCATGCTTGACGTTGGAACAGACAGCGGAAGCCATCCAGCAATTGTTCTCCAAGGTGAGCGTCCATGACTAA
- the map gene encoding type I methionyl aminopeptidase, producing MIRCKTAQEIALMREAGKIVSLTLKELQKHIRPGITTKELDAIAEEVIRSHGAIPSFKGYQGFPGSICASVNEELVHGIPSGRALREGDIITIDVGAQYEGYHADSAWTYAVGDIDAETKRLLDVTEQSLYVGLAEAKPGVRLTNISHAIQTYVEAHHFSVVREYVGHGIGQHLHEDPQIPHYGPPNKGPILRPGMALCIEPMVNAGSRYVKTLADDWTVVTADGKRCAHFEHTIVITEDGYEILTHCGNESPTS from the coding sequence ATGATTCGTTGCAAAACCGCGCAGGAAATTGCTTTGATGCGCGAGGCGGGAAAAATCGTTTCCCTTACATTGAAAGAATTGCAAAAGCACATTCGCCCGGGAATCACGACAAAGGAACTGGACGCCATCGCGGAGGAAGTGATTCGTTCCCATGGCGCCATTCCGTCGTTTAAAGGGTATCAAGGGTTTCCGGGGAGCATTTGCGCCTCGGTGAATGAAGAGCTTGTGCACGGGATCCCCAGCGGCCGCGCATTGCGGGAAGGCGATATTATTACGATCGATGTCGGCGCGCAGTATGAAGGCTATCACGCCGACTCGGCCTGGACGTATGCGGTCGGGGACATCGACGCCGAGACGAAACGGCTGCTTGACGTGACAGAGCAATCGCTGTACGTCGGGCTCGCCGAGGCCAAACCGGGCGTTCGTTTAACGAACATCTCCCATGCGATTCAAACGTATGTCGAAGCGCACCACTTTTCCGTTGTCCGCGAGTATGTCGGGCACGGAATTGGTCAACACTTACATGAAGACCCACAAATCCCACATTATGGGCCGCCGAACAAAGGCCCCATTTTGCGGCCGGGAATGGCTCTGTGCATCGAGCCGATGGTCAATGCCGGCAGCCGTTACGTGAAAACGTTGGCCGACGATTGGACCGTCGTCACGGCCGATGGAAAACGGTGCGCCCATTTCGAACATACGATTGTCATTACAGAAGATGGCTACGAAATTTTAACACATTGTGGAAATGAGTCTCCCACTTCATAA
- a CDS encoding DNA-directed RNA polymerase subunit alpha: MIEIEKPKIETVELSEDAKYGKFVVEPLERGYGTTLGNSLRRILLSSLPGAAVTSVQIDGVLHEFSTIDGVVEDVTAIILNIKKLALKIYSDEEKTLEIDVQGEGVVTAADITHDSDVEILNPDLHIATLAEGGRLRMRMTAKRGRGYVPAEANKREDQPIGVIPIDSIYTPVSRVSYQVENTRVGQVTDYDKLTIDVWTDGSIGPKEAISLGAKILTEHLNIFVGLTDEAQNAEIMVEKEDDQKEKVLEMTIEELDLSVRSYNCLKRAGINTVQELTQKTEEDMMKVRNLGRKSLEEVKAKLAELGLSLRKDD, from the coding sequence ATGATTGAAATTGAAAAGCCGAAAATTGAAACGGTCGAACTGAGCGAAGATGCCAAATATGGCAAATTCGTCGTCGAACCGCTTGAGCGTGGATATGGTACAACCTTAGGGAACTCCTTGCGTCGTATCCTATTGTCTTCACTCCCTGGTGCAGCTGTAACATCGGTGCAAATCGACGGCGTCTTGCATGAGTTTTCAACGATTGACGGCGTCGTTGAAGATGTGACAGCCATCATTTTGAATATCAAAAAACTAGCGTTGAAAATTTATTCAGATGAAGAGAAAACGTTGGAGATTGATGTGCAGGGTGAAGGAGTTGTCACGGCTGCCGATATCACTCACGACAGCGATGTCGAAATTTTAAACCCGGACCTTCATATCGCGACGCTGGCGGAAGGCGGCCGCCTGCGCATGCGCATGACCGCCAAGCGGGGGCGCGGATATGTTCCTGCTGAGGCGAATAAGCGCGAAGACCAGCCCATCGGCGTCATTCCGATCGATTCTATTTATACGCCGGTCTCCCGAGTTTCTTATCAAGTCGAGAATACAAGGGTCGGCCAAGTGACGGACTATGACAAGCTGACCATTGATGTGTGGACGGATGGAAGCATCGGGCCGAAAGAGGCCATTTCCCTTGGAGCGAAAATTTTAACGGAGCACTTGAACATTTTTGTCGGCTTGACGGATGAAGCGCAAAACGCGGAGATCATGGTCGAGAAAGAGGACGATCAAAAAGAAAAAGTGCTCGAAATGACGATCGAGGAACTCGATCTTTCGGTTCGTTCCTACAATTGCTTGAAGCGGGCCGGCATCAACACTGTTCAAGAACTGACGCAAAAAACGGAAGAAGATATGATGAAAGTACGCAACCTCGGCCGCAAGTCGCTTGAGGAAGTGAAAGCGAAACTGGCTGAGCTTGGCCTCAGCCTACGCAAAGACGACTAA
- a CDS encoding energy-coupling factor transporter transmembrane component T family protein — MTNHLIIGQYVPGHSVIHRLDPRAKLLIVFAYVLIVFLANNAATYALLSLFAFAFAALSRIPFSFIARGLKPILWVVLFTLLLHLFMTKEGDVIYQIGALSVYEGGIRQGIFISLRFLLLVLMTTMLTLTTTPIEVTDGVESLLGPLKKMRVPVHELALMMAISLRFIPTLMEETEKIMKAQAARGVDFSGGRFSERMKAIVSLLVPLFISSFKRADELATAMEARGYRGGEGRTKFRQLAWKPVDIAFLAAVALLAVLLFLLRS, encoded by the coding sequence ATGACTAATCATTTGATTATCGGTCAATATGTGCCTGGTCATTCCGTCATTCATCGCTTAGACCCGCGCGCCAAACTATTGATCGTGTTTGCTTACGTCCTGATCGTCTTTTTGGCGAACAATGCGGCGACGTATGCACTGCTGTCGCTGTTTGCGTTTGCCTTTGCAGCGCTGTCTCGCATCCCGTTTTCGTTCATTGCCCGCGGCTTGAAACCGATTTTATGGGTCGTTTTGTTTACATTGCTGTTGCATCTATTCATGACGAAAGAAGGAGACGTCATCTACCAAATCGGTGCGCTCTCTGTATATGAAGGCGGCATCAGGCAAGGGATCTTTATTTCCCTAAGGTTTTTGCTCCTTGTATTGATGACGACGATGTTGACGTTGACGACGACGCCGATTGAAGTGACCGACGGCGTCGAAAGTTTGCTCGGGCCGCTCAAAAAGATGCGCGTTCCTGTCCATGAGCTCGCCTTGATGATGGCCATTTCGCTTCGATTCATTCCAACATTGATGGAAGAGACGGAAAAAATTATGAAAGCGCAGGCAGCACGTGGCGTCGACTTTTCCGGCGGCCGTTTTTCCGAACGGATGAAAGCCATTGTCTCACTGCTTGTGCCCCTGTTTATCAGCTCGTTCAAACGAGCCGATGAGCTGGCGACAGCGATGGAGGCGCGCGGCTACCGCGGCGGGGAAGGGCGGACGAAATTCCGCCAGCTCGCTTGGAAGCCGGTGGACATCGCGTTTTTAGCGGCCGTGGCGCTGCTGGCTGTATTGCTTTTTCTACTACGTTCGTAG
- the infA gene encoding translation initiation factor IF-1 — MAKDDVIEVEGTVIETLPNAMFRVELENGHTVLAHVSGKIRMHFIRILPGDRVTVELSPYDLTRGRITYRYK; from the coding sequence ATGGCGAAAGATGATGTAATCGAAGTGGAAGGCACCGTCATCGAAACATTGCCAAATGCGATGTTTCGTGTAGAATTAGAAAATGGGCATACGGTGTTAGCCCATGTGTCCGGCAAAATCCGCATGCACTTCATCCGCATTTTGCCTGGCGACCGGGTGACGGTGGAGCTGTCGCCGTACGATTTGACGCGTGGACGAATTACGTATCGGTATAAATAA
- the truA gene encoding tRNA pseudouridine(38-40) synthase TruA translates to MTQRIKCIIAYDGTHFSGYQIQPGKRTVQGEFEEVLRRMHKGTEVRVAASGRTDAGVHAYGQVIHFDTPLSLSSEQWKKALNAQLPDDIVVRFVQEAGAYFHARFSAKAKEYRYKVWTAAERDVFRRHYCAWHPYSLHISAMNEALRLLHGTHDFTSFCSAKTSIEDRVRTMYRAEVKADGPMLEFRFIGSGFLYNMVRIIVGTVLEIGQGKRSPADISTLLAVKDRRLAGPTAPAEGLYLWRVYYADEWLERELADG, encoded by the coding sequence ATGACACAACGGATCAAATGCATCATCGCCTATGATGGCACCCACTTTTCCGGCTACCAAATCCAGCCGGGAAAGCGGACGGTGCAAGGCGAGTTTGAGGAAGTGCTTCGGCGGATGCATAAAGGGACGGAAGTGCGTGTGGCGGCTTCCGGAAGGACGGATGCCGGCGTTCATGCCTATGGACAAGTCATCCACTTCGATACGCCGCTTTCCCTTTCCTCGGAGCAGTGGAAAAAGGCGTTGAACGCCCAGCTGCCGGATGATATCGTCGTTCGCTTTGTACAGGAGGCCGGTGCATACTTCCACGCCCGTTTTTCGGCGAAAGCGAAAGAATACCGCTATAAAGTATGGACGGCTGCCGAGCGCGACGTGTTTCGCCGCCATTATTGCGCATGGCATCCATATTCGCTTCATATCAGCGCGATGAACGAGGCGCTTCGTTTGCTTCATGGAACACACGATTTTACAAGCTTTTGTTCCGCAAAAACGTCGATCGAAGACCGGGTGCGCACCATGTATCGGGCTGAAGTAAAGGCCGACGGCCCGATGCTCGAGTTTCGGTTTATCGGCAGCGGCTTTTTATACAACATGGTGCGCATTATCGTTGGCACGGTGTTGGAGATCGGCCAAGGGAAGCGTTCTCCCGCCGACATTTCGACACTGCTTGCGGTGAAAGATCGGCGCCTCGCTGGTCCAACTGCGCCGGCCGAAGGGCTGTATTTATGGCGTGTATACTACGCGGATGAATGGTTAGAGCGTGAATTGGCGGATGGCTGA
- a CDS encoding YbaK family protein, whose protein sequence is MTVITSLAEKRQEKQLRYERNMLRELSLEKLRAKALEHFVPFYTAYQMFPSVVEEGCIDLAIEAYLLGARYSRFGYYGEPAASVRCRCAQEEKYLIDTLFDFLCFWGNIDDDFLSQSLYDACEQYIGSWWTEGFERGKKRRRLKLR, encoded by the coding sequence ATGACAGTCATCACTTCATTGGCGGAAAAAAGGCAGGAAAAGCAGCTCCGTTACGAACGGAACATGTTGCGCGAACTCTCCCTTGAGAAGTTGCGGGCCAAAGCGCTGGAGCACTTTGTTCCGTTTTATACGGCGTATCAGATGTTTCCATCCGTTGTTGAGGAAGGCTGCATTGATCTGGCCATTGAAGCGTATTTGCTCGGCGCTCGCTACAGCCGATTCGGCTATTATGGGGAGCCGGCGGCCAGCGTACGCTGTCGATGTGCTCAAGAAGAAAAATATTTGATCGATACGCTGTTTGATTTTCTTTGCTTTTGGGGCAATATTGACGACGATTTCCTCAGCCAGTCGCTGTATGACGCGTGTGAACAATATATCGGCAGCTGGTGGACGGAAGGATTTGAGCGGGGCAAAAAACGGCGTCGTCTAAAACTTCGCTGA
- the rpmJ gene encoding 50S ribosomal protein L36 gives MKVRPSVKPICEKCKVIRRRGKVMIICENPKHKQRQG, from the coding sequence ATGAAAGTAAGACCATCTGTCAAACCGATTTGCGAAAAGTGCAAAGTTATTCGCAGACGCGGTAAAGTCATGATCATTTGTGAAAATCCGAAACACAAACAACGCCAAGGGTAA
- a CDS encoding adenylate kinase: MNLVLMGLPGAGKGTQAEKIVEAYGIPHISTGDMFRAAINEGTPLGLQAKQYMDRGDLVPDEVTIGIVRERLSKTDCQNGFLLDGFPRTVPQAEALETMLAEIERKLDYVIHIDVRQEILMERLTGRRICRNCGATYHLVFHPPAKPGVCDKCGGELYQRPDDNEATVANRLEVNMKQMKPLLDFYEQKGYLRHINGEQEMEKVFADIRELLGGLAR, encoded by the coding sequence ATGAATTTAGTGCTGATGGGGCTGCCGGGTGCCGGCAAAGGCACGCAAGCCGAGAAAATTGTCGAGGCTTACGGAATTCCGCATATTTCAACGGGCGATATGTTTCGAGCGGCGATCAATGAAGGGACGCCGTTAGGGCTTCAGGCGAAGCAGTATATGGATCGCGGTGATCTTGTGCCGGATGAGGTAACGATCGGCATTGTCCGCGAACGGCTGAGCAAAACCGACTGCCAAAATGGTTTTTTGCTCGATGGATTCCCGCGCACGGTTCCTCAGGCGGAAGCGCTCGAAACAATGTTGGCGGAAATCGAGCGCAAGCTTGACTATGTCATCCATATCGACGTTCGTCAAGAGATCTTAATGGAACGCTTGACCGGCAGACGCATTTGCCGCAATTGCGGAGCAACGTACCATCTCGTTTTTCATCCGCCGGCGAAACCAGGCGTATGCGATAAGTGCGGCGGCGAGCTGTACCAGCGCCCCGATGATAATGAAGCAACAGTGGCCAACCGGCTTGAAGTGAATATGAAACAAATGAAACCGCTCCTTGATTTTTACGAGCAAAAAGGCTATTTGCGCCACATTAACGGTGAACAGGAAATGGAAAAGGTGTTTGCGGATATTCGTGAATTGCTCGGGGGACTTGCTCGATGA
- the rplM gene encoding 50S ribosomal protein L13, which translates to MRTTYMAKPNEVERKWYVVDAAGKTLGRLASEVAALLRGKHKPTFTPHVDCGDHVIVINADKVELTGKKLTKKLYYRHSLYPGGLKVRTALEMRTNYPEQMIERAVRGMLPKGSLGRQMFKKLHVYRGSEHPHQAQKPEVYELRG; encoded by the coding sequence TTGCGTACGACTTACATGGCGAAACCGAACGAAGTAGAGCGGAAATGGTACGTTGTCGACGCAGCTGGCAAAACGTTAGGCCGTTTAGCCAGCGAAGTAGCAGCGCTGTTGCGCGGCAAACATAAACCGACGTTCACTCCGCATGTTGACTGCGGGGACCACGTCATCGTCATCAATGCCGACAAAGTCGAACTGACAGGGAAAAAATTGACGAAAAAACTGTACTATCGCCACAGCTTATATCCAGGCGGTTTAAAAGTAAGAACAGCGCTGGAAATGCGTACGAACTACCCGGAACAAATGATCGAACGTGCCGTGCGCGGCATGCTTCCAAAAGGCAGCCTTGGCCGGCAAATGTTCAAAAAGTTGCACGTATACCGTGGAAGCGAACATCCGCATCAAGCGCAAAAACCAGAAGTGTATGAACTTCGCGGATAA
- the rpsI gene encoding 30S ribosomal protein S9 — translation MAQVQYYGTGRRKSSVARVRLVPGDGRIIVNKRDIREYIPSEALIEMVKQPLVLTETLGSYDVLVNVQGGGFAGQAGAIRHGIARALLEVDPEFRTVLKRAGLLTRDARVKERKKYGLKGARRAPQFSKR, via the coding sequence TTGGCACAAGTACAATATTACGGCACAGGTCGTCGCAAAAGCTCGGTTGCCCGCGTCCGCCTCGTTCCAGGCGATGGACGCATCATCGTCAATAAACGAGACATTCGCGAATACATCCCGTCGGAAGCGCTCATCGAGATGGTGAAGCAGCCGCTCGTATTGACGGAAACGCTTGGCAGCTATGACGTTTTGGTGAACGTCCAAGGCGGCGGATTTGCTGGCCAAGCCGGCGCCATTCGCCACGGCATCGCCCGCGCGTTGCTTGAAGTCGATCCGGAATTCCGCACGGTGCTGAAACGGGCCGGTTTGCTGACGCGCGATGCCCGCGTCAAAGAACGGAAAAAATACGGGCTCAAAGGCGCCCGCCGCGCTCCGCAATTCTCGAAACGTTAA
- the rpsK gene encoding 30S ribosomal protein S11 — protein MARRTNTRKRRVRKNIDTGIAHIRSTFNNTIVTITDVHGNAIAWASAGSLGFKGSRKSTPFAAQMAAEAAAKASMEHGMKTVEVNVKGPGAGREAAIRALQAAGLEITAIKDVTPIPHNGCRPPKRRRV, from the coding sequence ATGGCACGCAGAACAAACACTCGCAAACGCCGGGTAAGAAAAAATATTGATACAGGCATCGCCCATATCCGTTCAACGTTCAACAACACGATCGTGACGATTACGGATGTTCATGGCAACGCCATTGCTTGGGCGAGCGCCGGTTCGCTGGGATTCAAAGGTTCGCGCAAATCAACGCCGTTTGCGGCGCAAATGGCGGCTGAAGCAGCAGCGAAAGCGTCGATGGAGCATGGCATGAAAACGGTCGAAGTGAACGTCAAAGGTCCGGGGGCTGGCCGCGAGGCAGCGATCCGTGCATTGCAAGCAGCCGGGTTGGAAATTACGGCGATCAAAGACGTCACTCCAATCCCGCACAATGGATGCCGTCCGCCAAAACGTCGCCGCGTGTAA
- a CDS encoding Mrp/NBP35 family ATP-binding protein — protein MLTETEVRAILEKMKDPFLNKTFKETNAIQEIKIKEEKNHVSVKIALAKTGTPEQLRVQTAIVQQLKDAGAATVGLRFAELPRDVVEKYSENKQKTTYIAIASGKGGVGKSTVSVNLAVALARLGKKVGLIDADIYGFSVPDMMGITERPTVRGDKIIPVERFGVKVISMAFFVEDNAPVIWRGPMLGKMLNNFFKEVEWGDLDYLLLDLPPGTGDVALDVHTLLPSCKEIIVTTPHPTAAFVAARAGAMALRTEHEIIGVIENMSYYESRKTGEREYVFGKGGGEKLAKELQTELLGQLPLQQPDWNDDDFAPSVYAEDHPIGKIYMDIARKIVAKY, from the coding sequence ATGTTGACGGAAACCGAAGTGCGCGCCATTCTCGAAAAGATGAAAGATCCCTTTTTAAACAAAACGTTTAAAGAGACGAATGCCATCCAAGAAATTAAAATTAAGGAAGAGAAAAATCATGTCAGCGTGAAAATCGCGCTCGCTAAAACCGGAACGCCCGAGCAGCTTCGCGTGCAAACGGCGATCGTCCAGCAGCTGAAAGACGCGGGCGCTGCGACGGTCGGGCTGCGGTTCGCCGAACTGCCGCGCGACGTGGTGGAGAAATATAGCGAAAACAAGCAAAAAACGACGTATATAGCCATCGCCAGCGGCAAAGGCGGGGTCGGCAAATCGACCGTTTCCGTCAATTTGGCAGTCGCGCTCGCCCGGCTCGGCAAAAAAGTCGGGTTGATTGACGCTGACATTTACGGGTTCAGCGTTCCGGACATGATGGGAATCACCGAGCGCCCAACGGTGAGGGGCGATAAAATCATCCCAGTCGAACGGTTTGGCGTGAAAGTTATTTCGATGGCCTTTTTCGTCGAGGACAACGCCCCGGTCATTTGGCGCGGCCCGATGCTGGGGAAAATGTTGAACAACTTTTTCAAAGAAGTCGAATGGGGCGATTTGGATTATTTGCTGCTTGACTTGCCGCCTGGCACGGGCGACGTCGCCTTGGACGTCCATACGCTCTTGCCGTCATGCAAAGAAATTATCGTTACGACTCCGCATCCGACCGCTGCGTTTGTCGCTGCCCGCGCTGGGGCTATGGCGCTGCGCACCGAACATGAAATTATCGGCGTGATCGAAAATATGTCGTACTACGAAAGCCGGAAAACTGGAGAAAGAGAGTATGTGTTTGGCAAAGGCGGCGGAGAAAAGCTGGCCAAAGAGCTGCAAACTGAGCTGTTAGGGCAGCTGCCGCTTCAGCAGCCGGATTGGAATGACGACGACTTCGCCCCGTCCGTTTACGCAGAAGATCATCCGATCGGGAAAATTTATATGGATATCGCCCGCAAAATCGTTGCGAAATATTAA
- the rplQ gene encoding 50S ribosomal protein L17 produces the protein MSYRKLGRTTSQRKALLRDLATDLIINERIETTEARAKELRSVMEKMITLGKRGDLHARRQAAAFIRKEVANSETGQDALQKLFSDIAPRYQDRQGGYTRIMKLGPRRGDGAPMVIIELV, from the coding sequence ATGTCGTACAGAAAATTAGGACGCACGACTTCGCAACGAAAAGCACTGCTTCGTGACTTGGCAACAGACTTAATCATCAACGAACGCATTGAAACGACGGAAGCGCGGGCGAAAGAACTGCGCTCGGTCATGGAAAAAATGATTACGCTCGGCAAACGCGGCGATTTGCATGCCCGCCGCCAAGCAGCGGCGTTTATCCGCAAAGAGGTCGCCAACAGCGAAACCGGCCAGGATGCTCTGCAAAAGCTGTTCAGCGACATTGCGCCGCGCTACCAAGATCGCCAAGGCGGCTATACGCGCATTATGAAACTTGGTCCTCGCCGCGGTGACGGGGCGCCGATGGTCATTATTGAACTCGTGTAA